The Bacteroidota bacterium genome segment CGGTATGAGAAAGTGTATGTTTGTACAGTAGATATACTTCTGAAATTGAATTACTTAACAAATAAATAATATGAAGACTGGAGATTTTGACGGGTTGATTATCTTGAAAAAGTGTGTACTGCAAATTTGAGCAAGCTTGCTTTGATAAATAAGTCGATTAGGAAATATTCGATTGAATTGGGTTTGAAAAGCTCTTGGACTGGATACAATCAATATGGCAAAATGAAAAATCGCCGGTTAAGATTTAGTAAATCCGGTAACAAAACAATTAAGGACAGATATGCAACACATTATCTGGATAAAAATAGAATGATTGAATTGAAATAAGGTCAATCGAACTGTATAAATCTTTCATATTGTTATGGCTTAATAAGACAAAGGCATAAAATGTTGTCCTAAAGTGCAACATTTTATACCTTTGAACTTTGAATAAGAAACAGAAATATCTTACTATTATTTTTTATAAGGATTATTTTCAGGAGTTCTTTCTAAAGCAACGAGATAAGTTTAAAGATAAGATTTTTTGGACTTTTGACTTAATAGAAGAACTTCAAAGAATACCGGAGACTTATCTTAAGCATATTGAAAATACGGATGGGCTTTTTGAAATTCGAGTGCAATTTGGTAGTGACATTTCTCGGATATTCTGTTTTTTCGATCAAGGAAAATTGGTGGTTTTAGCAAGTGGATTTCAAAAGAAAACGCAAAGAACTCCAAAACAAGAAATTGAAAAGGCTCTAAAAATAAAGGAAGAATATGAAAACGGGAAAAAACAACATAATGACCCTTGAGCAGTTCAAAGATTTGCACTGTGGCAAACGTGGGACTGCAAAACGCGAAAAACTTGAAGCCGGATATGAAAATTTCAAAATAGGGGCTTTAATACATGAAGCCCGGCTTAAAAAAGGATTAACACAAGAAGAACTTGCTGAAAAAGTAGGAACAACCAAGTCTTATATATCAAAGATTGAAAATAATATTAAAGAAGTTCGTATTTCGACTCTACAAAAAATTGTAGAACTCGGTTTAGATGGACATTTACAACTTTCAATTAAACTTTAATAGA includes the following:
- a CDS encoding type II toxin-antitoxin system RelE/ParE family toxin, with protein sequence MNKKQKYLTIIFYKDYFQEFFLKQRDKFKDKIFWTFDLIEELQRIPETYLKHIENTDGLFEIRVQFGSDISRIFCFFDQGKLVVLASGFQKKTQRTPKQEIEKALKIKEEYENGKKQHNDP
- a CDS encoding helix-turn-helix transcriptional regulator, which translates into the protein MKTGKNNIMTLEQFKDLHCGKRGTAKREKLEAGYENFKIGALIHEARLKKGLTQEELAEKVGTTKSYISKIENNIKEVRISTLQKIVELGLDGHLQLSIKL